A window of Candidatus Saccharibacteria bacterium contains these coding sequences:
- a CDS encoding glycosyltransferase family 2 protein, with translation MKLMTVVVPTKNSSATLGACLDTIKNQTYKHIELIVVDNSSTDDTKEMAKQYTKHVFNKGPERTAQRNYAATKATGELIMFIDSDMELAPEVVEQCVAEYKKDASIGGVVIHEESFGEGFWAQCKRLERSFYVGVPWIEGARCFTTELFHKLKGYDEALVSGEDWDLSKRAEKHGKIIAIDAFIRHNEGRISLWKTLKKKYYYAQFAAAYLKANPVDSMMTAEAGPINRYKLFFSKPKVLFGRPHIGVAMLLMKTAEFGAGAIGYIKAWTK, from the coding sequence ATGAAGTTAATGACTGTCGTCGTACCTACTAAAAACAGCAGCGCAACACTTGGCGCTTGTTTGGATACTATTAAGAACCAGACGTATAAGCATATTGAGCTGATCGTGGTTGATAATAGTTCCACCGACGATACGAAAGAGATGGCCAAGCAGTACACCAAGCACGTGTTTAATAAAGGGCCGGAGCGGACTGCGCAGCGTAACTATGCAGCCACCAAGGCGACTGGCGAACTGATCATGTTCATTGATTCTGATATGGAGCTGGCGCCGGAGGTGGTGGAGCAGTGTGTGGCTGAGTATAAGAAGGATGCTTCAATAGGCGGTGTGGTTATTCATGAGGAATCGTTTGGCGAGGGGTTTTGGGCGCAGTGTAAGCGGTTGGAGCGGTCGTTTTATGTGGGGGTGCCGTGGATTGAAGGTGCACGCTGCTTTACGACAGAACTTTTCCATAAGTTAAAAGGCTACGACGAGGCGTTGGTGAGTGGCGAGGATTGGGATTTGTCTAAACGGGCAGAGAAACACGGCAAAATCATAGCGATTGATGCTTTTATCCGACATAACGAAGGACGTATTAGTCTTTGGAAGACTTTGAAGAAGAAGTATTATTATGCGCAGTTCGCGGCGGCATATCTCAAAGCCAATCCGGTTGATTCTATGATGACTGCAGAAGCGGGGCCGATTAATCGGTATAAGCTGTTTTTTTCTAAGCCTAAGGTTTTGTTTGGGCGGCCGCATATAGGGGTGGCTATGCTGCTTATGAAGACGGCGGAGTTTGGAGCAGGGGCGATTGGCTATATTAAGGCGTGGACTAAATAA
- a CDS encoding prepilin-type N-terminal cleavage/methylation domain-containing protein codes for MARSLTARSSGFTIVELLIVIVVIGILAVIAIGAFTRAQEQARAATVQSDLKASAKQLEQVNVETGTYPTNGNGLPASPNTGYQYAYDAATNTYCLTGTNGASSFKVTSTNKTPVTGGCPGHGVGGVAAITNMIINPSAEVNTSNISGYFSGTRTLDNTRAVSGTYSVRTDTNSATNAQGAFWATGLVATAGTQYSCSISVSGTPGTNLEVSGRVDNGAGNYLSEAHGMVTVGLTDSWQRVNFSFVAPANTGRIHIQYKLPTAISGRTIWADAAMCVAGSGTYNFADGNSANWIWNGTANNASSTGPPL; via the coding sequence ATGGCACGTTCATTGACCGCACGCTCCTCGGGCTTCACCATCGTTGAACTGTTGATCGTCATCGTCGTCATCGGCATCCTGGCAGTGATTGCGATTGGCGCATTCACGCGGGCGCAGGAGCAGGCGCGGGCGGCAACGGTCCAGTCCGACCTCAAGGCCTCGGCCAAACAGTTAGAACAGGTGAATGTGGAGACGGGCACCTATCCGACGAATGGTAATGGCTTGCCAGCCAGTCCGAATACCGGCTACCAGTATGCTTACGATGCGGCTACCAATACGTATTGCCTCACCGGCACTAATGGCGCGTCCAGCTTCAAGGTGACTAGCACCAACAAGACTCCCGTGACGGGTGGTTGCCCAGGACATGGCGTGGGTGGCGTGGCAGCGATCACTAATATGATCATCAATCCTAGCGCTGAAGTTAACACCAGCAATATATCGGGGTACTTCAGCGGCACGCGGACATTGGATAATACCAGGGCGGTCTCAGGAACCTACTCCGTACGCACCGACACGAACAGTGCGACCAATGCCCAAGGGGCATTTTGGGCCACTGGGTTAGTGGCGACGGCTGGCACCCAATACTCCTGCTCAATTTCCGTGTCCGGCACGCCAGGCACTAACCTGGAGGTGTCCGGCCGGGTTGATAACGGTGCCGGTAACTATCTTTCGGAAGCTCATGGCATGGTAACGGTCGGCTTGACCGATAGTTGGCAAAGGGTCAATTTCAGTTTTGTGGCGCCTGCCAATACCGGTCGCATCCACATCCAGTACAAGCTGCCAACTGCCATCTCCGGACGGACGATCTGGGCCGATGCTGCCATGTGTGTCGCCGGCAGTGGTACCTACAACTTTGCTGACGGCAACAGTGCCAACTGGATATGGAACGGTACCGCCAACAACGCCAGTTCCACTGGTCCACCGCTGTGA
- a CDS encoding prepilin-type N-terminal cleavage/methylation domain-containing protein, with the protein MLIRHRSSKFGKLAPKGFTIVELLVVIVVIGILAVIAVSSYTGAQLRAKNQQNLSTAGAYYKALITYATDYNAYPPDLDWWPCMGAYKNDVNNDGLGDCIWQGTTAEHSYSPNFHNALRRYIDITAGPSDLTTTDWQGRTLSGIQYFEMLGGTLNGQPHEWFMNYFVKAPAKCTVGQVVYDVGWPAFSTSSSTQGYTYEEADGGRWCVTKLPNPAMN; encoded by the coding sequence ATGCTAATACGTCATCGTTCTTCTAAGTTTGGAAAGCTTGCACCGAAAGGGTTCACGATTGTTGAGCTATTGGTTGTCATCGTAGTGATTGGCATACTGGCGGTCATCGCCGTCAGCTCTTACACAGGTGCCCAGCTGCGGGCCAAGAACCAGCAGAACTTATCGACCGCTGGGGCGTATTACAAGGCGTTGATTACGTACGCTACAGACTACAATGCCTATCCACCGGATCTCGACTGGTGGCCATGCATGGGAGCATACAAGAATGACGTGAACAACGATGGCCTGGGCGACTGCATCTGGCAGGGCACGACGGCGGAACATAGCTATTCGCCGAACTTCCATAATGCACTCCGCCGCTACATAGATATCACGGCCGGCCCTTCAGACCTGACGACGACCGACTGGCAGGGGCGAACGTTGTCCGGCATCCAATATTTTGAGATGCTTGGCGGAACGCTCAATGGGCAGCCGCATGAATGGTTCATGAACTACTTCGTCAAGGCACCGGCCAAGTGCACCGTCGGCCAGGTAGTATATGATGTCGGCTGGCCGGCTTTCTCCACCTCGTCTTCCACCCAAGGGTACACCTACGAAGAAGCGGATGGCGGGCGGTGGTGTGTCACGAAATTGCCTAATCCGGCTATGAATTAA
- a CDS encoding phosphatase PAP2 family protein translates to MFQRIRSLDWRLTSNIASLPRYMYPLMVAITQLGGAVIVGLIMMAGIYFSYLAQEWRLAWVYVLTIIAIGFSFILKAYFRRRRPDTPYAKAMWTKTYSFPSGHSFGAIAAYGVSAMALIPFVDVHWHLVLWLVAIVVTLMVGFSRVYLGAHYVLDVVGGWVLGLVYLSSLRFFGMM, encoded by the coding sequence ATGTTTCAGAGAATTCGATCGTTGGACTGGCGGCTGACAAGCAATATCGCCAGCCTGCCACGCTACATGTATCCGCTCATGGTGGCAATCACGCAGCTTGGAGGAGCGGTCATCGTCGGCCTGATTATGATGGCGGGCATCTACTTTTCGTACCTGGCACAGGAGTGGCGGCTGGCGTGGGTATACGTGCTGACCATCATCGCCATCGGCTTCAGCTTCATCCTGAAGGCATATTTTCGCCGCCGCCGGCCGGACACACCGTATGCCAAGGCCATGTGGACCAAGACCTACAGTTTCCCAAGTGGACACTCCTTTGGTGCTATTGCGGCGTATGGCGTCAGTGCCATGGCTTTGATTCCGTTCGTTGATGTGCATTGGCACCTGGTGCTATGGCTGGTCGCCATCGTAGTGACGCTAATGGTAGGTTTCTCGCGCGTGTATCTGGGGGCGCACTACGTCTTGGACGTGGTGGGTGGTTGGGTGTTGGGGTTGGTGTATCTCTCTTCACTGCGATTCTTCGGGATGATGTAG
- a CDS encoding polysaccharide pyruvyl transferase family protein, which translates to MNILVTNVYSYKNKGDAAIVISLIREIYRVFGVKVDVAVQTTDVQNDIGKYGVPVSSTLLWILLSSVRDRNILARFAVLCKGVIGLNIYLLCNKYLKSKPYFLLSTELKQYVREIEAASLVIACGGGYLRTSGSGMRETLLLYITSLNFLTAKYLGKEVYLYSQSIGPVHSKLQNTLLKRALDKVDLVEPREDVSLKLIRAYELKTKVELTADPALLLGDTAKVPHDIVKLNHNRLNVGLTVRQWFKDPADFEKYLNSMSTAIDYLISKYNAHITYVPQVIADNFGDDDRLTAMKVWKKVKYKKEFTVVKADLHPYEVIGLCSKMDIFVGTRMHSNIFALISHVPVVGIEYEHKTRGIMRGLGLEELVIDIKDVDEQTLKSKIDQVILRKDEFKELIKRNLPAQIADSQKAMELIGKMHDRAVGK; encoded by the coding sequence ATGAATATATTAGTTACTAATGTATATAGTTACAAGAACAAGGGCGATGCAGCGATAGTCATATCATTGATACGTGAAATTTATCGCGTGTTTGGTGTCAAGGTAGATGTTGCAGTACAAACCACTGATGTTCAAAATGATATTGGCAAATACGGAGTCCCTGTATCAAGTACATTACTGTGGATACTACTCTCGTCAGTAAGGGACAGGAACATCTTGGCACGGTTTGCCGTACTCTGCAAAGGGGTTATTGGTTTAAATATATATTTGCTGTGCAATAAGTACTTGAAAAGTAAGCCGTATTTCTTGCTGTCGACAGAATTAAAGCAATACGTACGCGAGATTGAGGCGGCAAGCTTAGTTATTGCGTGTGGAGGCGGGTATTTGAGAACTTCTGGCTCTGGGATGCGAGAGACCTTATTGCTGTACATTACATCTTTGAATTTTCTAACCGCTAAATATTTGGGCAAAGAGGTGTACCTCTATTCACAGTCGATTGGCCCCGTTCATAGTAAACTGCAAAATACTCTGCTAAAGAGGGCGTTGGATAAAGTTGACCTAGTCGAACCTAGAGAGGATGTAAGTCTAAAGTTGATTCGGGCTTACGAACTGAAAACTAAAGTGGAACTTACTGCGGATCCTGCTTTACTGCTAGGTGATACTGCAAAGGTGCCGCATGACATAGTAAAGCTTAATCATAATCGTTTAAATGTTGGCTTAACTGTGAGACAATGGTTCAAAGATCCTGCCGATTTTGAAAAGTATCTCAATTCAATGTCGACAGCGATTGATTACTTAATTTCAAAATACAACGCGCATATTACCTATGTACCTCAAGTAATAGCCGATAATTTCGGCGATGACGATAGGCTTACTGCGATGAAAGTATGGAAAAAGGTTAAATATAAAAAAGAATTTACTGTCGTAAAAGCAGATCTCCATCCTTATGAAGTGATTGGGCTATGTTCAAAAATGGATATTTTCGTAGGCACTAGAATGCATTCAAATATATTTGCTTTGATTTCGCACGTACCTGTAGTAGGAATTGAGTATGAGCATAAGACACGAGGCATTATGAGAGGACTGGGCCTAGAGGAACTCGTAATAGATATCAAGGATGTTGACGAACAGACACTAAAGTCTAAAATAGATCAGGTCATACTGCGCAAAGACGAATTCAAAGAGTTAATAAAAAGGAATCTGCCGGCTCAAATTGCCGATAGTCAAAAAGCAATGGAGCTTATTGGAAAGATGCATGATAGGGCAGTGGGTAAGTAA
- a CDS encoding prepilin-type N-terminal cleavage/methylation domain-containing protein has product MDMKRRTAQNGFTIVELLIVIVIIGILAVLAIGAFSRSQDQARAASVQSDLKSSAKQLEQAKAETGTYPTTGSGLPASPNTAYQYAYDATADTFCLTGTNGSQSFKVTTGALTPVSGGCPGHGVGGVAPITNLITNPTSETTGYALNSGGGCTSARSTAQAQGGTYSTLLTKTTNYCFHRANSTPATPGQVFMFSAWVYSSNATILFVPRGTGVSYSSISKTVPVNTWTRVSQVYTVPAGASSYYIDVGWEAGTAPSGATMYIDNIMFTEGNTLYNYADGSSANWIWNGAAHGATSTGPPL; this is encoded by the coding sequence ATGGATATGAAGCGTCGGACGGCACAAAACGGGTTTACGATAGTTGAGCTTTTAATTGTCATTGTCATCATCGGCATCTTAGCAGTGCTGGCCATTGGCGCCTTCAGCCGGTCACAGGACCAGGCCCGGGCAGCCAGCGTCCAATCCGACCTCAAATCTTCGGCCAAGCAGCTGGAGCAGGCGAAGGCCGAGACCGGCACCTACCCGACCACAGGCAGTGGACTGCCAGCCAGCCCCAATACCGCCTACCAGTATGCGTATGACGCCACCGCTGATACCTTCTGTCTGACAGGCACCAATGGCAGCCAGTCCTTCAAAGTAACGACGGGCGCCTTGACGCCGGTATCAGGCGGTTGCCCGGGGCATGGCGTGGGTGGTGTGGCACCCATCACCAACCTGATCACCAATCCTACCAGCGAGACGACTGGTTATGCTCTGAACAGCGGTGGCGGCTGCACCTCGGCCCGCTCGACGGCGCAGGCACAGGGCGGTACCTACTCGACGCTGCTGACCAAGACGACCAACTATTGTTTCCACCGCGCCAACTCAACTCCGGCGACCCCCGGCCAGGTCTTCATGTTCTCGGCCTGGGTGTATTCCTCGAATGCCACGATACTGTTCGTGCCGCGTGGGACGGGTGTGTCGTACAGCTCAATCAGCAAGACCGTACCCGTCAACACCTGGACGCGGGTGTCGCAGGTGTATACCGTGCCGGCTGGTGCCAGCTCATACTACATCGATGTTGGCTGGGAGGCTGGCACGGCTCCCTCGGGCGCGACCATGTATATCGACAACATCATGTTCACCGAAGGTAATACGCTCTATAACTACGCCGATGGCTCCAGTGCCAACTGGATCTGGAATGGAGCGGCGCATGGCGCGACTTCTACGGGGCCGCCACTGTAA
- a CDS encoding glycosyltransferase family 2 protein, which yields MANNGTLPPSFSDTPKEHPKARPVTPDVFPVISVVTPAYNEEKNISLFYERTAAVFAELPFLCEIVFVDDGSRDGTAGEIARLKNQPHTRVKFLQLSRNFGKEVAVTAGLHEASGDAVIILDVDLQHPPEIIPQFIAKWSSGADVVIGVRKQHNHEGVIKSWGSKLFYRIMNRISEVDIVPHSTDFRLLDRQVIDEFKKFTERSRITRGLIDWLGFNRDYIYFKADERQHGVASYNLQKLFRLAFHSITSHSLFPLKLAGYLGVVLTLAAGALGLFVIFENYVFNDAMGLQISNVMMLAIFTVFLIGIILMCLGLIAMYIAAIHAEVSNRPLYVLRRGRPGAKPTVEEMGQEPLS from the coding sequence GTGGCAAACAATGGCACCCTACCGCCAAGCTTCTCAGACACCCCTAAGGAGCATCCAAAAGCCCGGCCCGTCACCCCAGACGTCTTTCCCGTCATCTCAGTAGTGACTCCGGCATACAACGAGGAGAAGAACATCTCCCTTTTTTATGAGCGTACCGCGGCAGTCTTTGCAGAGCTGCCGTTTTTATGTGAAATCGTCTTTGTGGACGATGGCAGCCGCGATGGCACTGCGGGAGAAATTGCCAGGCTCAAGAACCAGCCGCACACGCGGGTCAAGTTCTTGCAGCTCTCACGCAACTTCGGCAAAGAAGTGGCGGTGACCGCTGGTCTGCACGAGGCGAGCGGCGACGCCGTCATCATCTTGGATGTGGATCTGCAGCACCCGCCAGAGATCATCCCGCAGTTCATCGCCAAGTGGAGTAGCGGGGCGGACGTGGTGATTGGCGTGCGCAAGCAGCACAACCACGAGGGCGTCATCAAGAGCTGGGGCTCCAAGCTGTTCTATCGCATCATGAACCGCATCTCCGAGGTGGACATCGTGCCGCACTCCACGGATTTTCGGCTGCTGGACCGCCAGGTCATCGACGAGTTTAAGAAGTTTACCGAGCGCTCACGCATCACCCGCGGACTGATCGACTGGCTCGGCTTCAACCGCGATTATATCTACTTCAAGGCGGATGAGCGGCAGCATGGGGTGGCGAGTTATAACCTGCAGAAGCTGTTCCGGTTGGCATTCCATAGTATTACGTCGCATAGCTTGTTCCCGCTCAAGCTGGCGGGGTATCTGGGCGTGGTGCTGACGCTCGCGGCTGGCGCACTAGGGCTGTTCGTCATTTTCGAAAACTACGTCTTCAATGATGCTATGGGGCTGCAGATCAGCAACGTCATGATGCTGGCTATTTTCACCGTTTTCCTCATCGGTATTATCCTGATGTGTCTGGGGCTGATTGCGATGTACATCGCTGCTATTCATGCCGAAGTATCGAACCGGCCGTTGTATGTGCTGCGGCGCGGCCGTCCTGGTGCCAAACCGACCGTGGAAGAAATGGGGCAGGAGCCGCTGTCATGA
- a CDS encoding glycosyltransferase → MTNQSILLISHYADNKGTTDYVLDHLCNAGMNVYYLRHPLPESGKVQSELLIYKNGKKADVKTYSSPSNFGVKSAKEVLLNLYILIQLKRKNINCRIGFGAINAQFSILAKLLKIKPIFWGVDYSEKRFSNQVLNKIYKKLEDSACKGNDYVIQPTKLQKDKRVSKHNLLERKAVIIPNGIVLEATLLNKKHRNRKHALVYVGSLSPQHGMANFIKEIYVAQSIIAPLYIFGNGEEADKIAKMVDRYNLYGKVHQMGSRPPRDIIEFVRTSQEYLIGIAPYASIEGGHVALGDSLKIKEYINMGMPYIASNVVTVDKIFSSAGKTYSSRSEMLKIIDELEIMNLTNEARLKLLQDYSWEALLSRNLEPLLAR, encoded by the coding sequence ATGACAAATCAATCAATTCTTTTAATATCGCATTATGCCGATAACAAGGGCACGACTGATTATGTGCTAGATCATTTATGTAATGCTGGTATGAACGTCTACTACTTACGCCACCCTCTGCCTGAATCTGGTAAAGTCCAAAGTGAACTTTTGATATATAAGAATGGCAAGAAGGCAGATGTAAAGACATACAGTAGTCCTAGTAACTTCGGCGTTAAGTCTGCTAAAGAAGTTTTACTAAATCTTTACATACTAATACAACTTAAGCGCAAAAATATTAACTGCCGGATTGGTTTTGGCGCAATAAATGCCCAGTTCAGCATACTGGCGAAACTTTTGAAGATTAAGCCTATATTTTGGGGTGTCGATTACTCTGAGAAAAGATTTTCAAACCAAGTACTTAACAAAATTTACAAGAAGCTAGAAGACTCGGCTTGCAAGGGTAATGACTACGTAATTCAGCCTACAAAACTGCAAAAAGACAAAAGAGTGTCTAAGCATAATTTGCTAGAGCGCAAAGCGGTTATTATACCTAATGGAATAGTTTTGGAAGCGACTTTGCTGAATAAAAAGCATAGAAATAGAAAACACGCACTAGTTTACGTAGGCTCTTTGTCTCCTCAGCATGGAATGGCGAATTTTATTAAAGAGATATATGTTGCACAGAGCATAATCGCACCCCTTTACATTTTTGGTAATGGTGAGGAGGCGGACAAAATTGCTAAAATGGTCGATAGATACAATTTGTACGGAAAAGTGCATCAAATGGGCTCACGGCCTCCCCGAGATATCATTGAATTTGTACGAACCAGCCAAGAGTATCTTATAGGGATTGCTCCTTACGCTAGTATTGAAGGCGGACATGTTGCGTTGGGGGATAGTCTTAAAATCAAAGAATATATAAATATGGGTATGCCGTATATAGCATCCAATGTTGTTACTGTAGATAAAATATTCAGTAGTGCTGGCAAAACTTACTCTAGTCGTAGCGAGATGCTAAAAATTATAGATGAGCTAGAGATAATGAACCTCACGAACGAAGCCCGCCTCAAACTTCTTCAGGATTATTCATGGGAGGCATTGTTGAGCCGTAATCTGGAGCCCCTACTTGCTCGTTAG
- a CDS encoding glycosyltransferase family 4 protein, giving the protein MSSILWLNWKDSGHPGSGGAEVVLCELSKRLVADGHEVTILTASYEGAAKDETVDGVRYIRVGSNRYLHSFQALAYYFKNLRGKYDVVVEVVNTAPYFASLFRGKSNFYLFYHQLANEIWHHETKFPLNIIGYRLLEPVATRMLSKAKAKVITISESTKQDLLKHGFKAENISIISEGIEMEPLERIEQATKYSHPTVLSLGAMRAMKQTWDQVKAFEIAKEKIPDLKMKLVGNAEGPYGETVLEYIKHSQYADDIEYLGRVPYEEKVEVMQKSHLVLVTSIKEGWCLVVTEANSQGTPAVAYNADGLRDSIRHGETGYLTEVNDPTHLAERIVYVLGDAEKYHTVRVNGWRWSREITFRKSYEDFKEVVEL; this is encoded by the coding sequence ATGAGCAGTATCCTCTGGCTCAACTGGAAAGATTCCGGCCACCCCGGGTCCGGCGGGGCGGAGGTTGTATTGTGCGAACTTTCCAAGCGTCTAGTGGCGGACGGCCACGAGGTCACCATCCTGACCGCCAGCTACGAGGGTGCTGCCAAAGACGAGACTGTTGACGGTGTCCGCTACATCCGCGTGGGCAGTAACCGTTATCTGCATTCCTTCCAGGCCCTGGCCTACTACTTCAAGAACCTGCGTGGCAAGTACGATGTGGTGGTAGAGGTTGTGAATACGGCACCGTACTTTGCATCGCTCTTTCGTGGTAAGTCAAACTTCTACCTGTTCTACCACCAGCTGGCTAATGAGATCTGGCACCATGAAACGAAGTTTCCGCTCAACATCATCGGCTACCGTTTATTGGAACCTGTGGCAACCCGCATGCTGAGCAAGGCTAAGGCAAAAGTTATTACTATTTCTGAAAGCACTAAACAAGATTTGCTGAAGCATGGTTTCAAGGCGGAGAACATCAGCATCATCAGCGAAGGCATCGAGATGGAGCCGCTGGAGCGCATCGAGCAAGCCACCAAATACTCGCACCCCACAGTGCTGAGCCTTGGGGCCATGCGCGCCATGAAGCAGACCTGGGACCAAGTCAAAGCCTTCGAGATCGCCAAAGAGAAGATCCCCGACCTCAAGATGAAACTGGTCGGCAACGCCGAGGGTCCGTACGGCGAAACGGTGCTGGAGTACATCAAGCACAGCCAGTACGCCGACGACATCGAATACCTGGGCCGTGTGCCGTACGAGGAGAAGGTGGAGGTGATGCAGAAGTCGCACCTGGTGCTGGTGACGTCCATCAAGGAGGGGTGGTGCCTGGTGGTGACGGAGGCGAATAGTCAGGGGACGCCGGCGGTGGCGTACAATGCCGATGGCCTGCGCGACAGTATCCGTCACGGTGAGACCGGGTACTTGACGGAGGTGAATGATCCGACGCACCTGGCAGAAAGAATCGTGTATGTGCTGGGGGATGCGGAGAAATATCATACGGTGCGGGTGAATGGGTGGCGGTGGAGTAGGGAGATAACCTTCAGGAAGAGTTATGAGGATTTTAAGGAAGTGGTTGAATTATGA
- a CDS encoding glycosyltransferase → MRIAYFKCTSLEHGGGLEKYYIEVVSKLCESKNVHADVISLDDNFTDRITDAWSIFSLKRMDRKHSYKDNLEDVRRRLGKGKYYKAKNITELRQYLQDYDIVYSKNELLETFILKFFVKYKNVPPVVMGGHTPLVYPGATSKYAKLHNYLYTNSLYKFFASNVDSIHALNEYEENLYKQLFPKKKVYKIFNPFDTNSFKHDAVKYIHKNRAELLDDKINILYVGRFTEQKGIDRLVDVIDLVNSDATLRKKIRWVICGDGELRTLINDASTRHANVKYLGSVEPKYIAGVYEACQIHVCTSRWEGYPYVLLEPQAFGLKTFAYPIPGAIDILSSYEGGTLCNDSNAMAANIREYCQLSKDEMVRYKPSSQSNPKIVYEKILNMLMEVVKK, encoded by the coding sequence ATGCGAATTGCCTATTTTAAATGCACATCTTTGGAGCACGGAGGAGGTCTTGAAAAGTACTACATAGAAGTTGTTTCAAAGCTTTGTGAGTCTAAAAACGTTCATGCAGACGTTATTAGTTTAGATGATAACTTTACTGACAGAATCACGGACGCCTGGAGTATTTTTTCTTTAAAACGCATGGATAGGAAGCACAGTTACAAGGATAATCTCGAGGATGTTCGTAGACGACTGGGCAAAGGTAAGTACTACAAAGCAAAAAATATTACAGAGCTGCGCCAGTATCTTCAAGATTACGATATTGTTTATAGTAAAAATGAACTTTTAGAAACTTTCATACTCAAGTTTTTTGTAAAATATAAAAATGTTCCCCCTGTGGTAATGGGCGGACATACTCCATTGGTCTACCCAGGCGCAACTTCAAAGTATGCAAAGTTACACAACTACCTTTATACAAACAGCTTATATAAATTTTTTGCCAGTAATGTTGATAGCATTCATGCGCTTAACGAATACGAGGAAAATCTTTACAAGCAGCTTTTCCCTAAGAAAAAAGTTTATAAAATTTTCAATCCGTTTGACACAAATAGCTTTAAACATGATGCTGTTAAGTACATTCACAAAAATAGGGCCGAATTACTAGATGATAAGATTAATATTTTATATGTTGGAAGGTTCACGGAGCAGAAGGGGATAGACAGACTAGTTGACGTAATAGATCTTGTCAACTCGGATGCCACTCTCAGGAAGAAAATAAGGTGGGTAATCTGTGGTGATGGCGAGCTTAGGACACTGATAAACGATGCGTCAACAAGACATGCCAACGTTAAATACTTGGGAAGCGTAGAGCCTAAATATATAGCTGGAGTGTATGAAGCTTGTCAGATCCACGTTTGTACTAGCAGATGGGAGGGCTACCCTTACGTATTGCTTGAGCCTCAGGCTTTTGGGCTTAAAACATTTGCCTATCCCATTCCGGGCGCTATCGATATTTTATCAAGCTATGAGGGTGGGACTTTGTGTAACGACAGCAATGCCATGGCAGCCAATATCAGAGAATACTGCCAACTCTCCAAGGATGAAATGGTAAGATACAAACCGTCATCGCAGTCAAATCCAAAGATTGTATACGAAAAAATTTTAAACATGCTAATGGAGGTAGTTAAGAAATGA
- a CDS encoding type II secretion system protein codes for MNTGRGFTIVELLIVIVVIGILAVIAITSITSAQLRAKVQQNTSLAQAYGKALVAYATENGNYPPGYTTWPCLGTGTTDINNDGNYDCSWTGTTPEHQKSASFDAAIRRYVDITAGPSDIITVDINGKRLSGVTFWNITDGVIDGQPHYWYLGYIIKAPETCKYGHLLTTTGWPAFSSTRPAAGYTWQEADGGRTCLVKLPNPATL; via the coding sequence ATGAACACGGGTCGGGGCTTTACCATCGTTGAACTGTTGATCGTCATCGTCGTCATCGGCATTCTCGCGGTCATAGCCATTACTTCCATCACCAGCGCACAGTTACGTGCCAAGGTCCAGCAGAATACCTCACTTGCCCAGGCGTATGGCAAGGCGCTCGTGGCCTACGCTACGGAAAATGGTAATTATCCGCCAGGATATACCACCTGGCCTTGTCTTGGCACCGGCACTACCGATATCAATAATGACGGCAATTATGATTGCTCCTGGACGGGTACGACGCCAGAACACCAAAAGTCAGCCTCCTTCGATGCCGCCATCCGTCGTTATGTCGATATTACTGCTGGGCCATCCGACATCATCACAGTCGATATCAACGGGAAGCGGCTCTCGGGCGTGACGTTCTGGAATATTACCGACGGCGTCATCGATGGCCAGCCGCACTATTGGTACTTAGGGTATATCATCAAAGCACCGGAAACATGCAAGTACGGTCATCTGTTAACCACGACAGGCTGGCCGGCTTTCAGCAGTACCCGCCCGGCGGCAGGGTACACTTGGCAGGAGGCTGATGGCGGGCGGACGTGCCTGGTAAAGCTGCCGAATCCGGCCACGTTGTAG